In Pseudomonadaceae bacterium SI-3, the sequence CTCGCATCCAGCTTGGGCTCGGCTATTACCGGCGCAGCAGTATCAGGCGTCGAAACAGTGACCTTGGGCGGTGCAGGAGGCGCAGGCTGATCCGGAACCTTGTCGCAGGCGCCAAGGAGCGATAGCCCCACCAGCATCAGCCATCTCATCTGCCGCCCTCCTCGTATCAATTAGCTCGATTGTCGGCAAAGCTCTCCAGCAAGCTCACCCAAGGTCTTCAATGCTCGCTCCGCCTCGGCCGTCCAGGGCAGCGCGCAGTTGAGCCGCACACAGTGATTGAACTGCTCAGTGTTGCTGAAAATCAGACCCGGCGCGATGCTGATCCCCCGCTGCAACGCCTGGACATGCAGATCCTTGGTATTCACCCGGGCCGGTAAACTGACCCAGAGAATGAAACCGCCCGTAGGTCGAGTCATCTGAGTGCCTTCCGGGAAGTAACGTTGCACGGCCAATTGGAAAGCGCTGAGATTCTTTCGGTACTCGTGGCGGATGTAGCGCAAATGGCGGTCATAACCCCCATTTTCCAGATACGCGGCAACGCCCATCTGCGTAACGCTGCAGGCCGAATGCGTGCTGAAGGTCTGCAAACGCTTAATCTCCTCACGGTAGCGGCCAGGAATAATCCAGCCAATACGCACACCGGGTGAAATGGTCTTGGAGAAGCTTGAGCAATAAATCACCCGCCCCTCGGTATCATTGGATTTGAGCGCCCTGATCGACCCGACGTCGAACAACAACTCGCCGTAGATATCGTCTTCGACAATCTGAATGTCGAAATTCGCTGCCAGCTTCAGCAACTGCTTCTGCCGTACGTCGGGAACACTGCCACCGAGCGGATTGCTTAAACGCGCCGTCAGTACCAGCGCCTTGATCGGCCACTGGCTGGCCGCGAGCTGCAACGCTTCGAGGCTAAGCCCGGTATCCGGATCACAAGGGATCTCGATCACCTTGAGCCCGAGCAAATCGGCCAATTGCAGCAAACCGTAGTAACTGGGCGACTCCGCTGCGATCAAATCGCCGGGTTTGGTCAGCACGCGCAAGGACATCTGCAGCGCATCGACGCAGCCGTGCGTAATCACCACGTCGTCAGGTCCGACGACCACGCCCGCGTCGCGCATGCGAATCGCCACCTGCCGGCGTAGCGGCTCGTAGCCGGGGCTGAACATGTAGCTGAATGCCTGCTGACTCTGGAAACGAGTGACCTTGGCGAGCTGTTGATGTAACGCACGAGCCGGTAGATAGTCCACGTGCGGTACGGCGGCACCTAGCGGTATAAGCCCGTCACGGCGCGATTCACTGAGCACCTGATTGATGATGCTGCTGCGGGTGACCAACGTCGGCCGTTCGACCTGAGCGATATCCGGTGTGGGCGCGGTCAGTGCGGGAGTGTGATGAACGTAGAAACCGGATTGCGGACGGGCGCGGATCATGCCCTGGTCTTCCAGATTGGCATAGGCCTGCAGGACCGTCGCGTGGCTGACGTTCAGCTGCATGCTCATTTTGCGCACCGAGGGCACCCGCTCGCCCGGGCGATAGACGCCTCGCCGGATATCGTCGGCGAGCTGGTGTGCAATACGCTGATAAAGCAACAGATTGGTCATTTCGTCCGTCTCCGCCAACTGGACCATAACAGTAGTACAACACCGTTATGCACGACCAATACAGTTACCCGCTAACTCGCCGACACAGTCAGTTACCTTTATAACTATCTGAGTTCAACGGGGGCTGCTCAGACGTCCTTGCTCGTCAGAAAACAAAACCTCGACCCGCCGATTCTGTGCACGTCCGCGCGCCGACGCGTTCTCGGCGACGCGATATTGCTCGCCATAGCCGACCACCTCGATACGCCCCGCATCGATCCCGAGGCTTTGCATGAAGTCGCCGACCGTTTGCGCACGCGCCTTGGACAAGGCGAGGTTTTCGGCCGCATCCCCGCGATTGTCCGTATAGCCCTCGATCCGGACCCGCCGCTTGGGATTGAGCTGCAGGAAATGGACGACCTTGAGCAGCGTGCGGTTGGCGGATGCGCCTAGTTCGGCACTGGCCGCCCTGAACAGCACGTCACCCAGGGTCATGACCAGACCGCGATCGGTCTCGGCCGCCGCCAGGCTGACCATCTGATCCTCCAGCCAGCGCCCCTGATGTTGCATGTCGAGCATCCTGGCTTCCTGTACAGCCTGACGTAGACGCTCTAGCTCCATGCTCAGCTGGGTCGCGCGCCTTTGATTCTGTAACTGTTCGCTGTGCTGGCGCGCAATCTCGCTATAACGTTTGCTGAGGTAGGCATAATGAATGACATCCTCTGCGCTACCCCAGTAGCCAGCGAAGCGCTTTGCGCGCTCCAGTGACTCGCCCGCCCGCATAACGTCCTTGGGCGCATCCTGAAGGATCTGCGGCACTTCACTGATGCTCTGAAAAGTCATGGCTGCGTCTTCCAGCTGTTGCTGCGACTCGTGCGTCGCGCAACCTGAAAGTGCGCCAAGCGCTACCAGCAGCGCGGGTATTAGATAGACCGGCTTCACTGCAACGCTCCCAGCTGTTCTCGCAAGCGCGCGATACGGCGGTGCAACTCCGCCAGCCCCTGCTGACTTTTCTCATTAAGCAAGCGGGCCTCGGCAAGTCGCGAGTCAAGTTCGGCTTGCTCGGCTTGCAGGCGTGCCTCTCGATAATGCTCGCTCTTCATCGCTGCCTCCGCAGCCGCCAGTTTCTGCTCAGCCAGTGTCAGATCCGAAGCGCCCAACGAGCGTGCCTGGTTCAACGCCTGCTCGGTAAGTCGCAGCTGTTCAATGGGAGCGGGATCGCTGGCACAACCAACCATTGCGAACAGCACGAGCGTGCCGCAAAGATGTTTTATCAAGTGAAAATCCTACCGTTGCGAATTGCGTGTCGACGCTGACTGCTGCTTCCAGCGCTCGATGTTGTCCACCAGCAGTTGCTGCGGCACTCCCGCGGCTCGCAATTCTGTCATTTTTATCGCCAGCTGTCCGCGTAGCCATGGCCCGTTGCAGGCCGAGTCGTGAGCGACCGCAAAATGCAAACCGCGGATGAAAACCGGTGGGTCCAACCGCTGTATATCGGCTAGCAATCCCTGTCGGGCTGCATATGCAATCAGGCTGTAGCGCTCGTGCAGTACATAATCAGCTTTGCCCGCCAACAGTGCGCTTAGGGCCTTGGCCAGGCTCGGCACCGAGCGCAGATTGAGGTTGTCTTTGGCATAGCTGTCGAATGCACTGCCAAAGCCAGCCGTCGTGACATAAATGCCCGAGCGACCTGCCAGATCCTCCCGATTAGAGTAGAGGAACCCCGGCTCTTGACGTACCCAGGCAGACATCTGCAAGTTAGTGATCGATGGATGGATAAAGTCCAGATAGGCCAGCTCGCTGGGAGACAGTACCGCATCGGCCAGTACGTCCACTCGGCCGCTGCGCACTTGCTCAAGC encodes:
- a CDS encoding PLP-dependent aminotransferase family protein, giving the protein MTNLLLYQRIAHQLADDIRRGVYRPGERVPSVRKMSMQLNVSHATVLQAYANLEDQGMIRARPQSGFYVHHTPALTAPTPDIAQVERPTLVTRSSIINQVLSESRRDGLIPLGAAVPHVDYLPARALHQQLAKVTRFQSQQAFSYMFSPGYEPLRRQVAIRMRDAGVVVGPDDVVITHGCVDALQMSLRVLTKPGDLIAAESPSYYGLLQLADLLGLKVIEIPCDPDTGLSLEALQLAASQWPIKALVLTARLSNPLGGSVPDVRQKQLLKLAANFDIQIVEDDIYGELLFDVGSIRALKSNDTEGRVIYCSSFSKTISPGVRIGWIIPGRYREEIKRLQTFSTHSACSVTQMGVAAYLENGGYDRHLRYIRHEYRKNLSAFQLAVQRYFPEGTQMTRPTGGFILWVSLPARVNTKDLHVQALQRGISIAPGLIFSNTEQFNHCVRLNCALPWTAEAERALKTLGELAGELCRQSS
- a CDS encoding amino acid ABC transporter substrate-binding protein — protein: MRCAVPLMSALLALLLATPLAAHAAAAKCDRLIATGGADNPPFLWRDPQNPKRLVGANADLLKKITDSLDLKLDVLYTGDAPKALEQVRSGRVDVLADAVLSPSELAYLDFIHPSITNLQMSAWVRQEPGFLYSNREDLAGRSGIYVTTAGFGSAFDSYAKDNLNLRSVPSLAKALSALLAGKADYVLHERYSLIAYAARQGLLADIQRLDPPVFIRGLHFAVAHDSACNGPWLRGQLAIKMTELRAAGVPQQLLVDNIERWKQQSASTRNSQR